A part of Streptomyces sp. DSM 40750 genomic DNA contains:
- a CDS encoding TetR/AcrR family transcriptional regulator — MHIQESHWSSASTIAPGGAIGSAGGNGRGDGVRSAPLRVDAQRNLEHVLRAAREVFGELGYGAPMEDVARRARVGVGTVYRRFPSKDVLVRRIAEEETSRLTEQAKVALGQEEDPWQALSRFLRTSVASGAGRLLPPQVLRVGVAEDGSDGVGGIVVDEARVPQQRVQPGTELRLVSADSGAGAVGSGGGPVDDAGASALLEVVGQLVERARAAGELRADVTVADVLLVIATGAPSLPDAAQQAAASARLLDILLEGLRSRPA; from the coding sequence ATGCATATTCAGGAGTCTCATTGGTCGTCCGCGTCCACCATCGCACCCGGTGGTGCGATCGGCTCGGCGGGCGGCAACGGCCGCGGTGACGGAGTGCGTTCCGCTCCGCTCCGCGTGGACGCACAGCGCAACCTCGAGCACGTGCTGCGCGCGGCGCGCGAGGTCTTCGGCGAGCTGGGTTACGGCGCGCCGATGGAGGACGTGGCCCGCCGCGCGCGGGTCGGTGTCGGCACGGTGTACCGGCGCTTCCCGAGCAAGGACGTCCTGGTCCGCCGGATAGCCGAGGAGGAGACGTCTCGGCTCACCGAACAGGCCAAGGTGGCGCTCGGGCAGGAGGAGGACCCGTGGCAGGCGCTGTCGCGGTTCCTGCGGACCTCGGTGGCCTCGGGTGCCGGGCGGCTGCTGCCGCCGCAGGTGCTGCGTGTCGGGGTCGCGGAGGACGGGTCCGACGGGGTCGGCGGGATCGTCGTGGACGAGGCGCGGGTGCCGCAGCAGCGGGTTCAGCCGGGGACCGAGCTTCGGCTGGTGTCGGCGGATTCGGGTGCGGGTGCCGTTGGTTCCGGTGGCGGGCCCGTGGATGATGCCGGGGCTTCGGCGCTGCTCGAGGTTGTGGGGCAGTTGGTGGAGCGGGCTCGGGCCGCGGGTGAGCTGCGAGCCGATGTGACCGTGGCGGATGTGTTGTTGGTGATCGCCACGGGGGCGCCTTCGTTGCCGGATGCGGCGCAGCAGGCTGCCGCGTCGGCTCGGTTGCTGGACATTTTGTTGGAGGGGTTGCGGTCCCGGCCGGCCTGA
- a CDS encoding sigma-70 family RNA polymerase sigma factor, which produces MGVDGRDESLCEGGAEAGGGVSAKSQTPPQVPSQRGRGSHGNGVPAQRARLGSGGLPPRRAPSDADLIEWMRSGDDSAYEELYRRHAEAVCRYARTCCRDAHTADDLTAEVFARMLQAVRGGSGPEHAVRAYLLTSVRRVAATWTSSAKREQLVDDFAVFAAQASRGAAVSDTTAAMGSFGAGLDLGADARAMHEAEQSMAMRAFRSLPERWQAVLWHTEVEDESPSEVATLFGLDANGTRVLASRAREGLKQAYLQAHVSATLAGNSARCGRYADRLGAYARGSLRTRAERGLRAHLEECAACRLAAGQIKEVAGGIPAVVPVAVIGWFGAAGYAKVAALVAGGAGAGAAAAAGTAGAAPATGGGSGGTGAGAGAAAAEGLGAPAKVGIAVSVAGMVASAVALGLAGDDTEMKEPSARPPASQAIEASPEPSAPPEEEPPTDAPPVAVAMSKPLPTPSPSVSPVPSAKPTPTPTPTPTPSPTRSSPTPTPTPPPPPPPPAVHQWNELGYDVFGDGTEPEMRLGESGWVWQRYGVSIGGKRYANGVTVHGHSSVTVDLNRRCSAYDALVGVDDMTHGLGKVSFSFSVYGDGVLLWKSGLVRGGEPAVPVHVDLSGRETVRLVVEPHSHHDPAALADWAEAAFTCE; this is translated from the coding sequence ATGGGTGTTGACGGGCGGGACGAGTCGCTGTGTGAGGGTGGGGCCGAGGCCGGTGGAGGGGTGTCTGCGAAGTCGCAGACACCGCCGCAGGTGCCCAGCCAACGGGGACGTGGGAGTCATGGGAATGGGGTTCCGGCGCAGCGGGCTCGGTTGGGCTCCGGGGGGTTGCCGCCGCGGCGGGCGCCTTCCGATGCCGATCTGATCGAGTGGATGCGGTCGGGGGACGACTCGGCGTACGAGGAGTTGTACCGGCGTCATGCCGAGGCCGTGTGCCGGTATGCCCGGACCTGTTGCCGGGACGCCCATACGGCGGACGATCTGACGGCCGAGGTCTTCGCCCGGATGCTGCAGGCCGTGCGGGGCGGGTCAGGGCCCGAGCACGCCGTACGGGCTTATCTGCTGACGTCCGTGCGGCGGGTCGCCGCCACGTGGACGAGTTCCGCCAAGCGGGAGCAGTTGGTCGACGACTTCGCGGTGTTCGCGGCACAGGCGTCGCGTGGGGCCGCGGTGTCGGACACGACCGCGGCCATGGGCTCCTTCGGAGCGGGGCTCGATCTCGGGGCGGACGCGCGGGCGATGCACGAGGCCGAGCAGTCGATGGCGATGCGGGCGTTCCGGTCGCTGCCGGAGCGGTGGCAGGCCGTGCTGTGGCACACGGAGGTCGAGGACGAGTCGCCCAGCGAAGTCGCGACGCTCTTCGGGCTGGACGCCAATGGGACGAGGGTGCTGGCCAGTCGGGCGCGCGAGGGGCTCAAACAGGCGTATCTGCAGGCCCATGTGAGCGCCACGCTCGCTGGGAACTCGGCGCGGTGCGGGCGTTACGCCGACCGGCTCGGCGCGTACGCCCGTGGGAGTCTGCGTACGCGGGCCGAGCGCGGGCTGCGGGCACATTTGGAGGAGTGCGCGGCGTGCCGGCTGGCCGCGGGGCAGATCAAGGAAGTCGCCGGCGGTATCCCCGCCGTCGTACCGGTCGCGGTCATCGGGTGGTTCGGTGCGGCCGGCTACGCCAAGGTGGCCGCGCTCGTCGCCGGTGGCGCGGGGGCCGGGGCGGCCGCTGCCGCGGGGACCGCGGGTGCGGCGCCCGCGACGGGTGGTGGGTCCGGTGGCACGGGTGCGGGGGCCGGGGCCGCCGCCGCTGAGGGGCTCGGCGCGCCGGCCAAGGTCGGTATCGCGGTGAGTGTCGCCGGGATGGTCGCCTCCGCGGTGGCGCTCGGGCTGGCGGGCGACGACACGGAGATGAAGGAGCCGTCGGCCAGGCCGCCCGCCTCGCAGGCCATCGAGGCCTCGCCGGAGCCGTCGGCGCCACCGGAGGAGGAGCCCCCGACGGACGCGCCGCCGGTGGCGGTGGCGATGTCCAAGCCGTTGCCGACGCCATCACCGTCGGTATCACCGGTGCCCTCCGCGAAACCGACGCCCACGCCTACGCCCACCCCGACTCCTTCGCCGACCAGGTCGTCACCCACACCGACCCCCACGCCCCCTCCCCCACCCCCACCACCGGCCGTCCACCAGTGGAACGAGCTGGGGTACGACGTCTTCGGCGACGGCACCGAGCCCGAGATGCGGCTCGGGGAGAGCGGTTGGGTCTGGCAGCGGTACGGGGTGTCGATCGGCGGGAAGCGGTACGCGAACGGCGTGACCGTGCACGGCCACTCCTCCGTGACCGTCGATCTCAACCGGCGGTGCAGCGCGTACGACGCGCTCGTCGGCGTCGACGACATGACGCACGGCCTCGGCAAGGTCTCCTTCTCCTTCTCCGTCTACGGCGACGGGGTCCTGCTGTGGAAGTCCGGGCTGGTGCGGGGTGGGGAGCCGGCGGTTCCGGTCCATGTGGATCTCAGTGGGCGGGAGACGGTCCGGCTGGTCGTCGAGCCGCACAGCCACCACGACCCGGCGGCGTTGGCGGACTGGGCGGAGGCCGCGTTCACCTGCGAGTGA
- a CDS encoding BTAD domain-containing putative transcriptional regulator, producing MRYAILGTTQAEDDQGTSIPLGGPRTRALLTALALHPDHPVPTPTLISEVWTDTPPTDAPAALQALIARLRRALGRHTITSEPGGYRLATAPTAVDLFTFERLVHDARTALSRHDPATAATTLREALTLWRGPALADLPDRTAVAVRPETLRTEALRIRIEADLQLGRAPDVVPELRELTAAHPHDEPLHALLIRALHETGRTAEALTTYEHIRRTLRDSLGTDPGHDLRALHQSLLTAQPPPQNRLPVTPTPARPRTGNLRPRLTSFVGRERELEAIRSDLRGSRLVTLTGPGGSGKTRLAEEAASGHPQAWLAELAPLDRPEAVPGAVVSALDLRETALIPHDLLLTHETSAPHDDPLALLVEYCAHRDLLLILDNCEHVIDAAATLAETLLTHCPGLTILATSREPLGVPGESVRPVDPLLPAPAHRLFAERAASVRPDANTVLRADPGAVAEICHRLDGLPLAIELAAARLRLLTPRQIADRLDDRFRLLTLGSRTALPRQQTLRAVVDWSWDLLDESERTVLREVSVFAGGWDLEAAETVCTEPESMADILGALVDKSLIIATPSQHDARSMRYRMLETIHEYATERAAETPALREAAELRHRTWILTFLTEAEPRLRSADQLPWIHRLETDLDNIRAALHRALTAGDEPAATDLALAMGWFWWLRNFRHEGAHWLDRILTLTTSTGGAGGQTGPGEGGAEAVDHIAAFLADPAPSLHPRHHPRIALRLLHLALVAESGPIGVPQDPRAREYVARLRQESGHTGPAAARFPGLVWPLTAYVLDGAAAVDIHAMMDEAVTNCRTYGGDWELGFTLMLRTHMLVDSPGNMRGVEDDLAELRTIAVRVGDRWMRAQVAGAAGEAAMARGRFTEAKGEYEEALRLAYEVGANTESPFLIARLGEIAHRLGDREAALTALDEATAAADRFGAPDSRAFVCLLRAHMALVDGETTHARDLWHLAREETHRGTPPPQFKAFLDLVDGLLTTAESGPEPGLRRLTDALRTAVDNRCAETVTAAMADSAATVLSGLGDHPCAVRLLAAGTSWRGGHPRPLPDRHDAERAETAALAALGPTRYEAEHTTGTAYTPTDALHDLAKALKPIAAPDDREDGLG from the coding sequence CCCACAGACGCCCCCGCCGCCCTCCAGGCCCTCATCGCCCGCCTACGCCGAGCCCTCGGCAGACACACCATCACCTCGGAACCCGGCGGCTACCGCCTCGCCACCGCCCCCACCGCCGTGGACCTCTTCACCTTCGAACGCCTGGTCCACGACGCCAGGACCGCCCTGTCCCGCCACGACCCCGCCACCGCCGCCACCACGCTCCGCGAAGCCCTCACCCTCTGGCGCGGCCCCGCCCTCGCCGACCTCCCCGACCGCACCGCGGTCGCCGTCCGCCCGGAGACCCTGCGCACCGAGGCCCTCCGCATCCGCATCGAGGCGGACCTCCAACTCGGCCGAGCCCCCGACGTCGTACCGGAACTCCGCGAACTGACCGCGGCCCACCCCCACGACGAACCCCTCCACGCCCTCCTCATCCGAGCCCTGCACGAAACGGGCCGCACCGCGGAGGCCCTGACGACCTACGAGCACATACGCCGGACCCTGCGCGACTCCCTGGGCACCGACCCGGGCCACGACCTACGCGCCCTCCACCAGAGCCTCCTCACCGCACAGCCACCCCCACAGAACAGGCTGCCCGTCACCCCCACCCCCGCCCGCCCCCGAACCGGAAACCTCCGCCCCCGCCTGACCTCCTTCGTCGGCCGGGAACGTGAACTCGAAGCGATCCGTTCCGACCTGCGCGGGTCCCGCCTCGTCACCCTCACCGGACCGGGCGGCTCCGGAAAGACCCGCCTGGCCGAGGAGGCCGCCTCCGGCCACCCCCAGGCATGGCTGGCGGAACTCGCCCCGCTCGACCGACCGGAAGCGGTACCGGGCGCGGTGGTCAGCGCCCTCGACCTGCGCGAGACCGCACTGATCCCCCACGACCTCCTGCTCACGCACGAGACGTCGGCCCCGCACGACGACCCCCTCGCCCTGCTGGTGGAGTACTGCGCCCACCGGGACCTGCTCCTGATCCTCGACAACTGCGAACACGTGATCGACGCCGCAGCCACCCTGGCGGAGACCCTCCTCACCCACTGCCCCGGCCTCACGATCCTCGCCACCAGCCGCGAACCGCTGGGCGTGCCCGGCGAGTCGGTACGCCCGGTCGACCCCCTCCTCCCGGCCCCCGCGCACCGCCTCTTCGCGGAGCGCGCCGCGTCCGTACGGCCCGACGCGAACACCGTCCTGCGTGCCGACCCCGGCGCCGTGGCCGAGATCTGCCACCGCCTCGACGGCCTCCCCCTGGCCATCGAACTCGCCGCGGCCCGCCTGCGCCTGCTCACCCCGCGCCAGATCGCCGACCGCCTCGACGACCGCTTCCGCCTCCTCACCTTGGGAAGCCGTACGGCCCTGCCCCGCCAGCAGACCCTGCGCGCCGTCGTCGACTGGTCCTGGGACCTGCTGGACGAGTCCGAACGCACGGTGCTCCGCGAGGTGTCGGTCTTCGCCGGCGGCTGGGACCTGGAAGCGGCGGAGACGGTCTGCACGGAACCGGAATCGATGGCCGACATCCTCGGCGCCCTCGTGGACAAGTCCCTGATCATCGCCACCCCCTCCCAGCACGACGCCCGCAGCATGCGCTACCGCATGCTGGAGACGATCCACGAGTACGCCACGGAACGCGCCGCGGAGACCCCGGCGCTTCGCGAGGCGGCCGAACTCCGCCACCGCACCTGGATCCTGACTTTCCTCACCGAGGCCGAGCCCCGCCTCCGCTCCGCCGACCAACTCCCCTGGATCCACCGTCTGGAGACCGACCTCGACAACATCCGTGCCGCCCTCCACCGGGCCCTCACCGCCGGCGACGAACCAGCCGCCACCGACCTGGCCCTCGCCATGGGCTGGTTCTGGTGGCTCCGCAACTTCCGCCACGAGGGCGCCCACTGGCTGGACCGCATCCTCACCCTGACCACCAGCACAGGCGGGGCGGGCGGGCAAACCGGCCCGGGCGAGGGCGGAGCCGAGGCGGTCGACCACATCGCCGCGTTCCTCGCGGACCCCGCCCCGTCCCTGCACCCCCGCCACCACCCCCGCATCGCCCTGCGCCTCCTCCACCTCGCCCTGGTCGCGGAGTCCGGCCCCATCGGCGTACCGCAGGACCCGAGGGCCCGCGAGTACGTGGCGCGCCTGAGGCAGGAGTCCGGCCACACCGGCCCGGCCGCCGCCCGCTTCCCCGGCCTGGTCTGGCCCCTGACCGCGTACGTCCTGGACGGCGCCGCCGCGGTCGACATCCACGCGATGATGGACGAGGCGGTCACCAACTGCCGTACGTACGGCGGCGACTGGGAACTCGGCTTCACCCTGATGCTCCGCACCCACATGCTCGTCGACTCCCCCGGCAACATGCGCGGCGTGGAGGACGACCTCGCCGAACTGCGCACGATCGCCGTCCGCGTGGGCGACCGCTGGATGCGCGCCCAGGTCGCCGGCGCGGCCGGTGAGGCGGCGATGGCCCGCGGCCGTTTCACGGAGGCCAAGGGGGAGTACGAGGAGGCGCTGCGCCTCGCGTACGAGGTGGGCGCGAACACCGAGTCACCGTTCCTGATCGCCCGCCTCGGCGAGATCGCCCACCGCCTGGGCGACCGCGAGGCCGCCCTGACCGCACTGGACGAGGCGACGGCGGCGGCCGACCGTTTCGGTGCGCCGGACTCCCGCGCGTTCGTCTGTCTCCTGCGCGCCCACATGGCGCTGGTCGACGGAGAGACCACCCACGCCCGCGATCTGTGGCACCTGGCCCGCGAGGAGACCCACCGGGGAACACCCCCGCCCCAGTTCAAGGCCTTCCTGGACCTTGTCGACGGCCTCCTCACGACCGCCGAGTCGGGCCCGGAACCCGGCCTGCGTAGACTGACCGACGCCCTCCGCACCGCCGTGGACAACCGTTGCGCCGAGACGGTGACGGCGGCCATGGCCGACAGCGCCGCGACCGTACTGTCCGGCCTCGGCGACCACCCGTGCGCGGTACGCCTCCTCGCCGCCGGAACCAGCTGGCGCGGCGGCCACCCCCGCCCGCTCCCCGACCGGCACGACGCCGAGCGTGCCGAGACCGCCGCCCTCGCCGCCCTGGGCCCCACCCGCTACGAGGCCGAACACACCACCGGCACGGCCTACACCCCGACCGACGCCCTGCACGACCTCGCAAAGGCGCTGAAACCCATCGCCGCCCCCGACGATCGCGAAGACGGCCTCGGCTGA